The genomic window ATGGATGAAAATTTAATGATGATATGGCAGAAATGCCTTCAGTTTATGCGTGACAATCTCAACGCAGCTGAAGATAATTCTGACCTTAAAAAACTTGAAAAATCTTTCGACTTACTGTTTGATAAAGTACAGCCAGTTTCTTTGGTTGATAACAATCTTACATTAATGGTTCCGAGTGATTTTTACAAGGAATATATTGAGGATAATTACCTATCCCTGCTTTCTGCTGCCCTGAAGAAAAATATTGGAAAAGGTGTAAAACTTTGGTATTCTGTAATGGAAAATAAACCGGTTGGTTTAGAAAAACCCGTTACCATGAATATGAAAGGGAAAACAGTTCCTACTCCGAAAATTCAGGAGACGATGCCGCAAGGTTTCTCTTCAAATATTGTTAATCCTTTTGTAGTTCCCGGAATTAAGAAAGTAAATATTGATTCCAATCTGAAATCAGATTTTTCTTTTGAAAATTATGTAGAAGGGGAAAGTAATAAATTTGCAGCTACGGTAGCAAGATCTATTGCAAAAAGACCTGGAGCAACGGCATTTAACCCATTATTTTTATATGGAGGTTACGGAGTGGGAAAAACGCACTTGGGACAGGCTGTAGGACTTGAAGTGAAAAGCCAGTTTCCGGATAAAGTAGTTTTATATTTGTCATCTGAAAAATTCATTCAACAGTTTATTTCCGCTGCAAAAGCACATAAGCAAACCGAATTTGCCAACTTCTATCAGATGGTGGATGTATTGATTATCGATGATATTCAGTTCTTATCAGGAAAGTCTGCAACACAGGATAGTTTCTTCCATATTTTTGATTATCTGCATCAGAACGGAAAACAGATCATTCTTACTTCAGATAAGGCTCCTGCCGATATTATGGATATTCAGGACAGAATTGT from Chryseobacterium camelliae includes these protein-coding regions:
- the dnaA gene encoding chromosomal replication initiator protein DnaA — encoded protein: MDENLMMIWQKCLQFMRDNLNAAEDNSDLKKLEKSFDLLFDKVQPVSLVDNNLTLMVPSDFYKEYIEDNYLSLLSAALKKNIGKGVKLWYSVMENKPVGLEKPVTMNMKGKTVPTPKIQETMPQGFSSNIVNPFVVPGIKKVNIDSNLKSDFSFENYVEGESNKFAATVARSIAKRPGATAFNPLFLYGGYGVGKTHLGQAVGLEVKSQFPDKVVLYLSSEKFIQQFISAAKAHKQTEFANFYQMVDVLIIDDIQFLSGKSATQDSFFHIFDYLHQNGKQIILTSDKAPADIMDIQDRIVSRFKWGLSAEIKSPDLETRKKIIVDKLSRDGIVLTEDMLDFLAAEAKTNVRELIGVINSVIAYSTIYKSDLSLELLKDTINKIAANQKKVINIPFIQEVVCDYFGIKREQLLSKTRKREIALPRQLAMYFAKEFTNATFTKIGEEMGGKDHSTVMYACETIKDVSKIDKEVKKYVKELTERIKH